From the genome of Chloroflexota bacterium:
GCCCTTTACGCTGGGCAGTGTCAAGATGTATCAGGGCAGAATCGGTGTGCATATGTAGAGATTTCAGGAGATCCACCCTCACCCTAACCCTCTCCCGTCGAGGGAGAGGGAACTATTTCGCTACCGCTTGAGTTGCGCAAAAGGCTCCGCGTCGAGGGGGAGGGGACATCCGCGCTGTGGGGGGGGTTATGCAAAGTTCTCATTTGGGATTACTCATTTTCCGTTTGTGCCGAGCCTGTTTTCCGTTCGTGCTGAGCCTGTCGAAGCATCGAACTATAAACAGCCGCATGCCAAATGGACTTGGCAGCCTAACTATTCGAAGTTCGTCATTAAGACTGAGATCGGCGGGCTGGAGAGCCGCTGCCTTTCACCCGAGAAGTGCTTAAGGTACGTGCTAGAATAGCATATGTGAGTCCGTCTGGGTGAACTGGAGCGGCGGATATCTTAGAAATTGCGATGCGCCTTCCCACTTTTCTACACATTGGAAAACTGGATCGGTACGGTGTGCATCGCCGCTAACCCCACATTGATTCACTGCATCAAGAGAGACAAACTTCGCCATTGTGACTGCAATCTCAGTACAGAATCTCTCCAAGTACTATCAGGTCCACCAGAAAGAACCCGGTTTGGTGGGCTCGCTTAAGTCGTTTGTCCTGCGCAAGACGTACGACGTGAAGGCGGTGGATGACATCTCGTTTTCCATCGAGAGCGGCGAGTTGGTCGGTTTCCTGGGGCCCAACGGCGCGGGCAAGACGACCACGCTAAAGGTACTCTCCGGTCTGCTCTATCCCACCGGCGGGGATGTTTCCGTGCTGGGCTACACGCCGTGGCAGCGCCAGGCTGCTTTTCAACGGCGCTTTGCCCTGGTGATGGGACAGAAGAATCAGGTCTGGTGGGACCTGCCACCCATGGAAACCTTCCTTATCAATAAGGAGATTTACGAGGTACCGGACGCGCAGTTTCGGGCCACCCTGGACGAGTTGGTGCAGATTCTGGAACTGGAAAAGGTCATCAACGTGCAGGCGCGCAAGCTCTCGCTGGGCGAGCGCATGAAGTGCGAGTTGCTCGCTGCCTTGCTGCACCGGCCGCAGGTGCTCTTCCTGGACGAGCCCACTATCGGCCTCGACGTGGTGATGCAGCAAAACATCCGCAACTTCGTGCGGGAGTACAATGCCCGCTACGGCGCGACGGTCATCCTCACGAGCCACTACATGCGCGACGTGGAAGCGCTCTGCGACCGGGTGCTCATCATCGACCACGGGCATCTCGTCTTTGACGGCGACCTGGAAACGGTCGTGCGCCGCTACGCCGACTACAAGCTCCTCACCTTGACGTTTGCGACTCCGGTTGCGGAATCCGCGTTGGCAACCTTTGGCGCTGTGGTCTCCTATCGGCCGCGCACCAGCACTTTGCACATCGCCCGTAGCAGCGTGCCGCAGGTCTCCGCCCAACTGCTGCAGGACTACCCTGTCCTTGACCTCAACATCGTCGAACCCGAGGTTGACGAGGTGATCCGTCAATTCTTCTCCGGTGGGCGGCCCGCGCATGCTGAAGTCGCTTCGTAAGCTACGCGCGGTCTTCCTGGCCTCCTGGCAAGAGTCCTTGATATATCGCGCCGAGAGTCTCGTCTGGTTCATCGGCGAGGCGATTATACCGCTCATCATGATCGCCCTTTGGCTGGCGGCGTACCGCACCGTAGACCGAATCGGTGAATACACCGTGCAGGACATGGTGAACTACTACGTCATGTTCTTGATATTGAGCAACCTGCTGACGCCGCATCTGGAGTGGAATACGGGCGATTGGATCCGCAGCGGCGCCTTTTCCGCGCACCTTGTCCGCCCGTTCCCCTATCAACTTTGGCAGCTTGCGGTTGAGGTCGCGTTCAAGGGCGTGCGGGTGGTCTTTCTCGTGCCGATGCTGCTGCTATTTCTTCTTCTGTTTGGGCAGGAGATGCTTGGCGGCTTCGCGCTCAGATGGGAAATCGCGCCGATTCTGCTGGCAAGCATGGTCCTGTCGTTCTTGCTGAATTATTGCCTAAAGCTGTCCCTGGGCCTTTTGGCGTTCTGGGTGGGCCAGACGGCGGGCATTATCGAATCATACGCGGTAGTTACCATGTTCCTGGCTGGGAGCATCATCCCCCTGGACCTCATGCCGGCGGGGGGGGAGCGCGTGACGCACTTCCTGCCGTTCCGCTACCTGTACTTCTTCCAGGTGCAGTTGCTGCAGGGCCGCCTTGACTTTCTATCGGCGCTGAGTGCGCTCGCCATACAGGCGGGATGGCTGCTGGTGTGCTATCTGTTCGTGCAGTGGGTGTTTGCCGCCGGGGTGCGCCGCTACGGCGCGTACGGAGGTTAGGCTATGCAGCGCTACGGGCGCCTCTATCTGGCCTTTGCCAAGAATTCTTTCCTGAATGCGCTGGAATACCGGCTGAGTTTCACGGTTTGGAGCATCGCGACCATTTGCTATGCCGTGGTCTACGTGTCCTCAATCCAAATCATCTTCGGCCACGTGCAGACCATCGGCGGCTGGCGCGTGGAGCAGATGCTCGTGCTGGCAGCGACAGTGATGATCGTGGACGGCATCGTGGAGTCGATCTTTGGCGAGAACATGAACGCGCTCTCCGGCCTTATCAATCGCGGCGAGCTTGACTTCGTGCTGAGCAAGCCGGTGAACACGCGCTTCTACGTTTCGACCCGCAAGTTCGATTGGGACCCGCTGGTGCAGGTGGTGATCGGCGGCGGCGTGCTGTGGTACGCCATCAGCCTGCTGGCGCAGCCTGTGACGTGGATCGGGGCGCTGCTCTATCTCGGGATGGTGGTGTGCGCGTGCCTGATTGCCTATTCGCTCTGGTTTATCATCATTTCGGTGACGT
Proteins encoded in this window:
- a CDS encoding ATP-binding cassette domain-containing protein — protein: MTAISVQNLSKYYQVHQKEPGLVGSLKSFVLRKTYDVKAVDDISFSIESGELVGFLGPNGAGKTTTLKVLSGLLYPTGGDVSVLGYTPWQRQAAFQRRFALVMGQKNQVWWDLPPMETFLINKEIYEVPDAQFRATLDELVQILELEKVINVQARKLSLGERMKCELLAALLHRPQVLFLDEPTIGLDVVMQQNIRNFVREYNARYGATVILTSHYMRDVEALCDRVLIIDHGHLVFDGDLETVVRRYADYKLLTLTFATPVAESALATFGAVVSYRPRTSTLHIARSSVPQVSAQLLQDYPVLDLNIVEPEVDEVIRQFFSGGRPAHAEVAS
- a CDS encoding ABC-2 family transporter protein; this translates as MLKSLRKLRAVFLASWQESLIYRAESLVWFIGEAIIPLIMIALWLAAYRTVDRIGEYTVQDMVNYYVMFLILSNLLTPHLEWNTGDWIRSGAFSAHLVRPFPYQLWQLAVEVAFKGVRVVFLVPMLLLFLLLFGQEMLGGFALRWEIAPILLASMVLSFLLNYCLKLSLGLLAFWVGQTAGIIESYAVVTMFLAGSIIPLDLMPAGGERVTHFLPFRYLYFFQVQLLQGRLDFLSALSALAIQAGWLLVCYLFVQWVFAAGVRRYGAYGG
- a CDS encoding ABC-2 family transporter protein, with product MQRYGRLYLAFAKNSFLNALEYRLSFTVWSIATICYAVVYVSSIQIIFGHVQTIGGWRVEQMLVLAATVMIVDGIVESIFGENMNALSGLINRGELDFVLSKPVNTRFYVSTRKFDWDPLVQVVIGGGVLWYAISLLAQPVTWIGALLYLGMVVCACLIAYSLWFIIISVTFFVGRLNNVGHLYYNLIEASRVPTDVFRGALRLGLTFVLPVAFIATVPSQALMGLLSPAFALAAVAMTAGLLVLSHLFWQLALTKYSSASS